From one Comamonas piscis genomic stretch:
- a CDS encoding pilus assembly FimT family protein, translating to MRGMTLIELMIGLTIVAVVLMLGMPSMAVWMKNSRIRTAADSLHNSMQAARAEAVRRNQVVRVQVVDSLNGDCSLSSSGHYWVMSLGSASNPASSCASAIDDSTAPKILQKGAVTNTANITINASQTVFAFNGLGQQASTTEPTTTAPQAMTVQITAADSSCVQAGGEIRCLNISVSPAGQVRMCDPAISTAGDALKC from the coding sequence ATGCGCGGCATGACCCTGATTGAGTTGATGATCGGCCTGACCATCGTCGCCGTCGTGCTGATGCTGGGTATGCCCTCCATGGCCGTATGGATGAAGAATTCACGCATCCGCACAGCGGCCGACAGCCTGCATAACAGCATGCAAGCTGCCCGTGCCGAAGCCGTTCGCCGCAACCAGGTGGTGCGCGTGCAAGTGGTAGACAGCTTGAACGGCGACTGCAGCCTCAGCTCCAGCGGCCACTATTGGGTCATGAGCCTGGGATCCGCCTCCAACCCGGCATCCAGCTGTGCCAGCGCTATCGACGACAGCACCGCGCCCAAGATCTTGCAAAAGGGCGCAGTCACCAATACCGCCAACATCACGATAAATGCCTCGCAAACTGTTTTCGCATTCAACGGTTTAGGCCAGCAGGCCAGTACGACCGAGCCCACCACGACGGCGCCCCAGGCCATGACCGTGCAAATCACCGCCGCTGACAGCAGCTGCGTCCAAGCGGGTGGCGAAATCCGCTGTCTCAACATCAGCGTCAGCCCCGCTGGTCAAGTGCGCATGTGCGACCCGGCCATCTCGACGGCGGGCGATGCGCTCAAGTGCTGA
- a CDS encoding chorismate mutase, with protein MTRAIDKVEDCNTMADVRRNVNALDDILVPLLVERGGYMTQAAKVKNNPELVRDEDRIETIVSRVRERAALEGGQPDVIEAIYRAMMEAYIAYEHRELARLQAGGTPRE; from the coding sequence ATGACCCGCGCTATCGACAAAGTAGAAGACTGCAACACCATGGCCGATGTGCGCCGTAATGTGAATGCACTCGACGACATCCTGGTGCCGCTGCTGGTGGAGCGCGGCGGCTACATGACCCAGGCCGCCAAGGTCAAGAACAACCCCGAGCTGGTGCGCGATGAAGACCGCATCGAGACCATCGTCAGCCGCGTGCGCGAACGCGCTGCGCTCGAAGGTGGCCAGCCCGATGTGATCGAGGCCATCTACCGCGCGATGATGGAGGCCTACATCGCCTACGAACACCGCGAACTGGCCCGCTTGCAGGCGGGCGGCACACCCCGGGAGTGA
- the trpE gene encoding anthranilate synthase component I: MITELEFKSLANQGYNRIPLVAEAFADLETPLSLYLKLCHTHDDGKHSFLLESVVGGERFGRYSFIGLPARSLLRASGFGADARTEVVTDGQVVETHAGNPLDFIADYQKRFKVALSPGLPRFCGGLAGYFGYDAVRYIEKKLENSCPPDSLGTPDILLLQCEEVAVIDNLSGKLYLIVYANPGEAEAYSKAKKRVRQLKEQLRYSVSVPQIKAGESYPSERSFAKADYLQAVLEAKEMIAAGDFMQVQVGQRIQKRYTENPLSLYRALRSLNPSPYMYYYHFGDFQVVGASPEILVRQEKVEEGQKITIRPLAGTRPRAATPEKDKATELELINDPKERAEHVMLIDLARNDIGRIAKTGSVKVTEAFAVERYSHVMHIVSNVEGILQDGMTSMDVLKATFPAGTLSGAPKVHAMEVIDQLEPVKRGIYGGACGYLSFAGDMDLAIAIRTGVIKDGMLYVQAAAGVVADSVPELEWKETEHKARALLRAAELVEEGLE; encoded by the coding sequence GTGATCACCGAACTCGAATTCAAAAGTCTGGCCAACCAAGGCTACAACCGCATTCCTCTCGTTGCAGAAGCATTTGCGGATCTGGAAACCCCTCTCTCCCTGTACCTCAAGCTCTGCCATACGCATGATGATGGCAAGCACAGCTTTTTGCTCGAATCCGTCGTCGGGGGCGAGCGTTTTGGCCGTTACAGCTTTATTGGGCTGCCCGCCCGCAGCCTGCTGCGCGCCAGCGGCTTTGGCGCCGATGCCCGTACCGAGGTGGTGACCGATGGCCAGGTGGTCGAGACCCATGCGGGCAATCCGCTGGATTTCATTGCCGATTACCAAAAACGCTTCAAGGTTGCGCTGTCGCCCGGTCTGCCGCGCTTTTGTGGCGGCTTGGCGGGCTATTTTGGCTATGACGCTGTGCGCTATATCGAGAAAAAGCTCGAAAACAGCTGCCCGCCTGACAGCCTGGGCACGCCCGATATCCTGCTGCTGCAGTGCGAAGAGGTCGCCGTTATCGACAACCTGTCGGGCAAGCTCTACCTGATTGTCTACGCCAACCCGGGCGAGGCTGAGGCCTATTCCAAGGCCAAAAAGCGGGTGCGCCAGCTCAAGGAGCAGCTGCGCTACTCGGTCAGCGTGCCGCAGATCAAGGCGGGCGAGAGCTACCCCTCCGAGCGCAGCTTTGCCAAGGCCGATTACCTCCAGGCGGTGCTGGAAGCCAAGGAGATGATTGCCGCCGGCGACTTCATGCAGGTACAGGTGGGCCAGCGCATCCAGAAGCGCTATACCGAAAACCCGCTGTCGCTGTACCGCGCGCTGCGCTCGCTCAACCCCAGCCCCTATATGTACTACTACCACTTTGGAGACTTCCAGGTGGTGGGCGCCAGCCCCGAGATTCTGGTGCGCCAGGAGAAGGTCGAAGAAGGGCAGAAGATCACGATCCGCCCGCTGGCCGGCACCCGGCCGCGCGCCGCGACGCCGGAAAAAGACAAGGCCACCGAGCTGGAGCTGATCAACGACCCCAAGGAACGGGCCGAGCATGTGATGCTGATCGACCTGGCGCGCAACGACATTGGCCGCATTGCCAAGACCGGTTCCGTCAAGGTCACCGAGGCCTTTGCGGTGGAGCGCTACAGCCATGTGATGCACATCGTCAGCAATGTCGAAGGCATCCTCCAGGACGGCATGACCAGCATGGATGTGCTCAAGGCCACATTCCCGGCCGGCACTCTCTCTGGCGCCCCCAAGGTGCATGCGATGGAAGTGATCGACCAGCTCGAACCGGTCAAGCGCGGCATCTATGGCGGCGCCTGCGGTTACCTGAGCTTTGCCGGTGATATGGACCTGGCCATTGCGATCCGCACCGGTGTCATCAAGGACGGCATGCTCTATGTGCAGGCGGCAGCCGGCGTGGTCGCCGACTCGGTGCCCGAGCTGGAATGGAAAGAGACCGAACACAAGGCCCGCGCACTGCTACGCGCTGCTGAACTCGTTGAAGAAGGACTGGAATGA
- a CDS encoding anthranilate synthase component II gives MKKLLMVDNYDSFTYNIVQYFGELGVEVVVVRNDETSLEAIAAHQPDWLVISPGPCSPAEAGISIAAIQHFAGKLPILGVCLGHQAIGAAFGGQVVRAVQQMHGKTSVITTTQAGVFADLPAQFTVNRYHSLVIERSSCPDCLEVTATSEDGEIQGVRHKSLPIQGVQFHPESILTEHGHAMLKNFLEQR, from the coding sequence ATGAAAAAACTGTTGATGGTCGATAACTACGACAGCTTCACCTACAACATCGTGCAGTACTTTGGCGAGCTGGGGGTGGAGGTGGTGGTGGTGCGCAATGACGAAACCTCGCTCGAGGCCATCGCTGCCCACCAGCCCGATTGGCTGGTCATCTCGCCCGGTCCCTGCTCGCCGGCCGAAGCCGGTATCTCCATCGCGGCGATCCAGCACTTTGCCGGCAAGCTGCCGATTTTGGGCGTATGCCTGGGACACCAGGCGATTGGTGCAGCCTTTGGTGGCCAGGTGGTGCGGGCCGTGCAGCAAATGCATGGCAAGACCAGCGTGATCACTACCACGCAAGCCGGTGTGTTTGCCGATCTGCCTGCGCAATTCACCGTCAACCGCTACCACTCGCTGGTGATCGAGCGCAGCAGCTGCCCCGATTGCCTGGAAGTAACCGCCACCAGTGAAGATGGCGAAATCCAGGGCGTGCGCCACAAGAGCCTGCCGATCCAGGGTGTGCAGTTCCACCCCGAGAGCATCCTTACCGAGCATGGCCACGCGATGCTGAAGAACTTTCTGGAGCAGCGCTGA
- the gph gene encoding phosphoglycolate phosphatase (PGP is an essential enzyme in the glycolate salvage pathway in higher organisms (photorespiration in plants). Phosphoglycolate results from the oxidase activity of RubisCO in the Calvin cycle when concentrations of carbon dioxide are low relative to oxygen. This enzyme is a member of the Haloacid Dehalogenase (HAD) superfamily of aspartate-nucleophile hydrolase enzymes (PF00702).), translated as MFELKKMFPDCEAVIVDLDGTMVDTMGDFAEALNRMLADLQLPAIDVPTIEPMVGKGSEHLLRAVLTHVLGQIGKPATATEIDNRYAQAWERYQHHYLAINGRFSRVYAGVEKGLAQWRSKGLKMACLTNKPLSFAEPLLRAKGLRDYFDHVFGGDSFERKKPDPLPLLKTCEALGSKPALTLMVGDSSNDAEAAHNAGCPVVLVSYGYNHGQPIREVAATGYVDALSELQA; from the coding sequence ATGTTTGAACTGAAGAAAATGTTCCCCGACTGCGAAGCCGTCATCGTCGATCTCGACGGAACCATGGTCGACACCATGGGGGACTTTGCCGAGGCGCTCAACCGCATGCTGGCGGATCTGCAACTGCCGGCGATTGATGTGCCGACCATCGAGCCGATGGTGGGCAAGGGCTCGGAGCATTTGCTGCGCGCGGTGCTGACCCATGTGCTGGGGCAGATCGGCAAGCCGGCAACGGCGACTGAGATCGATAACCGCTATGCCCAGGCCTGGGAGCGTTACCAGCACCACTACCTGGCCATCAATGGCCGATTCTCGCGGGTGTATGCCGGGGTGGAGAAGGGCTTGGCGCAATGGCGCTCCAAGGGGCTGAAGATGGCCTGCCTGACCAACAAGCCGCTGTCCTTCGCCGAGCCGCTGCTGCGCGCCAAGGGGCTGCGCGATTATTTTGACCATGTGTTTGGTGGTGACTCCTTCGAGCGCAAGAAGCCAGACCCCCTGCCGCTGCTCAAGACCTGCGAGGCGCTGGGCAGCAAGCCCGCCCTGACCTTGATGGTGGGCGACAGCAGCAACGATGCCGAGGCGGCGCACAACGCAGGCTGCCCGGTGGTGCTGGTGAGCTATGGCTACAACCATGGCCAGCCGATCCGCGAGGTGGCCGCTACCGGCTATGTCGACGCGCTCAGCGAGCTGCAGGCCTGA
- a CDS encoding pilus assembly PilX family protein, translating to MLNRSHPIARHQERGVVMIIALIVLVALILGSLALTKSVFTSNLIAGNLSFQKAATNSADLGVENAIAWLEQQNGKAGTCDPGTKVLACDHKANGYLAVMQNPVAGQSWSDFWDKTLVATNAVKTLSADGADNTSAYVIQRMCSAAGDSGSTGVFCSTSPNSSGGTCASGSSCDTQGINLYSVSQVYYRVTVRVQGPNHTVSFVQAMVAM from the coding sequence ATGCTGAATCGCTCCCACCCCATTGCACGCCATCAAGAGCGCGGCGTTGTCATGATCATTGCGCTGATCGTGCTGGTGGCACTGATCCTGGGCTCCCTTGCGCTCACCAAGTCGGTGTTCACCTCCAACCTGATTGCCGGTAATCTGTCTTTTCAAAAGGCAGCCACCAACTCGGCCGACCTGGGCGTAGAAAATGCCATCGCCTGGCTCGAACAGCAAAACGGCAAGGCTGGCACCTGCGATCCAGGCACCAAGGTGCTGGCTTGTGACCACAAAGCCAATGGCTACCTGGCCGTGATGCAAAACCCCGTCGCGGGCCAGTCCTGGTCCGACTTCTGGGACAAAACGCTGGTCGCCACCAATGCTGTCAAGACGCTGTCTGCCGATGGCGCCGACAACACCTCGGCGTATGTGATCCAGCGCATGTGCAGCGCTGCTGGCGACAGCGGAAGCACCGGCGTGTTCTGCTCCACCTCCCCAAACTCCTCGGGCGGTACCTGCGCCAGCGGCAGCAGCTGTGACACACAGGGCATCAACCTGTACTCCGTCAGCCAGGTGTATTACCGCGTAACCGTCCGCGTACAGGGCCCTAACCACACCGTGAGCTTCGTCCAAGCCATGGTGGCCATGTAA
- a CDS encoding LysE family translocator: MIELHQLLMFMAAGWLLNLTPGPDVFYMLSHAARQGWRAGLVASAGITAGCMVHVTAAALGVGALLAASATAFSVLKWLGAAYLLWMGVQMLRSKNNSKLMAPADNAPGLTETGSSLARIFWGGFWTNVLNPKVAIFFLAFIPQFIAADYAHKSLAFAALGLLFNLNAIPVNMLWVWMGAGMARRAGWLCKRLHWLDRTAGAMFIGFGLKLALTDKPGA, encoded by the coding sequence ATGATCGAGCTGCACCAGTTGCTGATGTTCATGGCAGCTGGCTGGCTGCTCAACCTCACCCCGGGCCCGGATGTCTTCTACATGCTCAGCCATGCAGCGCGCCAGGGCTGGCGTGCCGGCCTGGTGGCCAGCGCCGGTATCACCGCCGGCTGCATGGTGCATGTGACGGCCGCTGCGCTGGGTGTGGGCGCGCTGCTGGCTGCATCGGCCACCGCCTTTAGCGTGCTCAAGTGGCTGGGCGCGGCCTATCTGCTGTGGATGGGTGTGCAGATGCTGCGCAGCAAAAACAATAGCAAGCTGATGGCGCCTGCCGATAACGCTCCGGGGTTGACCGAGACGGGCAGCAGCTTGGCACGCATCTTCTGGGGTGGCTTCTGGACCAACGTACTCAACCCCAAGGTCGCCATCTTCTTTCTGGCCTTTATTCCGCAGTTCATCGCCGCCGACTACGCCCACAAAAGCCTGGCCTTTGCCGCGCTGGGTCTGCTGTTCAACCTGAACGCCATTCCCGTCAATATGCTCTGGGTCTGGATGGGTGCCGGCATGGCGCGGCGCGCGGGCTGGTTGTGCAAGCGGCTGCACTGGCTGGACCGCACGGCCGGCGCCATGTTCATTGGCTTTGGCCTCAAGCTGGCGCTGACCGACAAGCCCGGCGCTTGA
- the pilV gene encoding type IV pilus modification protein PilV, producing MKSATRFQRQQHHGQPPSQQRGMLLLEALIAILIFSLGILGVVGLQAASIKQATAAEDRAKAASLANDLISRMWASNHATLSTNFSATGDGFTHWLETVEGSKLPGVKGSDSLKPTISFTDGPASATGIAVSTQAEIVIKWQAHNESSAHQYTAIAVIK from the coding sequence ATGAAGTCTGCTACCCGTTTTCAGCGCCAGCAACACCACGGCCAGCCGCCATCGCAGCAGCGTGGCATGTTGTTGCTTGAAGCGCTGATCGCCATCCTTATCTTCTCGCTGGGCATTCTGGGGGTGGTTGGCTTGCAAGCCGCATCGATCAAACAGGCCACCGCTGCGGAAGACCGCGCCAAGGCAGCCTCGCTGGCCAATGACCTGATCAGCCGTATGTGGGCGAGCAACCATGCCACGCTGAGCACCAACTTCAGCGCCACCGGTGACGGATTCACCCATTGGCTCGAAACCGTGGAGGGCTCCAAGCTGCCCGGCGTGAAAGGCAGCGACAGCCTCAAGCCAACGATCAGTTTCACGGACGGCCCTGCCAGTGCTACTGGCATTGCCGTCAGCACGCAAGCGGAGATCGTCATCAAGTGGCAGGCCCACAACGAGAGTTCTGCTCACCAATACACCGCCATTGCCGTCATCAAATGA
- the speD gene encoding adenosylmethionine decarboxylase, which produces MDGLHLTADLYDCQCPAAWLVDAQALAALCNQAVADAGLTRMHDSWVPFPSHNGQPGGVTGVVLLAESHVAIHTWPELGHVTLDVYVCNFSGDNSGKAQQVLDALVGGLQPARCLRQRLQRGSLQAGDEPTAGLAG; this is translated from the coding sequence GTGGACGGACTGCACCTGACTGCTGACCTCTATGACTGCCAGTGTCCAGCGGCCTGGCTGGTCGATGCGCAGGCGCTGGCAGCGCTGTGCAACCAGGCGGTGGCCGATGCGGGGCTGACGCGCATGCATGACAGCTGGGTGCCGTTTCCCAGCCACAACGGCCAGCCCGGCGGCGTGACCGGCGTGGTCTTGCTGGCCGAGTCGCATGTGGCGATCCACACCTGGCCGGAGCTGGGCCATGTCACGCTCGACGTCTATGTCTGCAATTTCTCGGGCGATAACTCGGGCAAGGCGCAGCAGGTGCTGGATGCCTTGGTGGGCGGTTTGCAGCCGGCGCGCTGCCTGCGCCAGCGGCTGCAGCGGGGCAGCTTGCAGGCCGGTGATGAGCCGACTGCGGGCTTGGCTGGCTGA
- a CDS encoding PilW family protein, which yields MTTSFSRSRQAGFSLIEIMVAVVIGMIAVIIMTQVLMQSDGARRNTTSGDDAQINASIALSGLERDIRMSGYGLNSLNLLGCTWTFTPSNESSVLTTGLRIGPVVINPATNLVPAGDANTDTLLVMYGSSNSPAEGDAVIAASSSTSYKMTTAPTFAENDRAIALPLPRTATCAVKTDRVTNVPGDGSIAVAAGLSGIKAGDVIYNLGAQPIVRAYAVRNGNLTVCDYTAYNCSKTSYTSTLNSDVWVPVGNNVLSFLAQYGHDKTAGTMTGVVTDFDRTTPSSSVFPACEWARLLTVRLAVVARGSQYDKDVVTDAVPTWTGSESIAFNLGDGTDWKHYRYKTVETAVPLRNMLWQGGQPSYQGGESGC from the coding sequence ATGACTACTTCCTTCTCTCGCTCGCGCCAAGCGGGCTTCAGCCTGATCGAGATCATGGTGGCCGTGGTCATCGGCATGATCGCGGTCATCATCATGACCCAGGTCTTGATGCAATCCGACGGTGCTCGGCGCAATACCACCAGTGGAGACGATGCGCAGATCAATGCATCCATCGCACTGTCCGGACTGGAGCGCGACATCCGCATGTCCGGCTATGGCCTCAACTCGCTGAATCTGCTGGGTTGCACCTGGACCTTCACGCCTTCCAATGAAAGCAGTGTGCTGACCACAGGCCTCCGCATTGGCCCTGTGGTTATCAACCCTGCCACCAACCTGGTACCGGCAGGCGACGCGAACACCGATACGCTGTTGGTGATGTACGGCAGCAGCAATAGTCCGGCCGAGGGAGATGCCGTGATTGCGGCCAGCTCCAGCACCTCGTACAAGATGACCACGGCACCCACCTTTGCGGAAAACGACAGAGCCATCGCCTTACCCCTTCCCCGCACCGCCACCTGCGCCGTCAAAACCGACCGCGTCACCAATGTTCCTGGCGATGGATCCATCGCCGTGGCAGCAGGTTTGAGTGGTATCAAGGCCGGCGACGTGATCTACAACCTGGGTGCACAGCCCATTGTCCGGGCCTACGCCGTGCGCAACGGCAACCTCACGGTATGCGACTACACCGCCTACAACTGCAGCAAGACCTCCTATACCAGCACGCTCAACAGCGATGTCTGGGTTCCTGTGGGCAACAACGTGCTGAGCTTCCTGGCGCAATACGGGCACGACAAGACTGCTGGCACGATGACAGGTGTAGTCACGGATTTTGACCGCACCACCCCCAGCTCCAGCGTTTTTCCAGCCTGTGAATGGGCACGCTTGCTGACCGTCCGGTTGGCGGTGGTAGCACGCGGCAGCCAGTACGACAAGGATGTCGTCACCGACGCGGTGCCTACCTGGACCGGTAGCGAGAGCATCGCCTTCAACCTGGGCGACGGCACCGACTGGAAGCACTACCGCTACAAGACCGTCGAAACTGCCGTGCCTTTGCGTAACATGCTGTGGCAGGGCGGCCAGCCCAGCTACCAAGGAGGAGAAAGCGGATGCTGA
- the trpD gene encoding anthranilate phosphoribosyltransferase codes for MSITPQEALQRTIEHREIFHDEMLHLMRMIMQGELSPVMTAAILTGLRVKKETIGEISAAAQVMREFSNKVHVADRNHLVDIVGTGGDGANTFNISTCSVFVIAAAGGKVSKHGGRSVSSKSGSADAMEALGVNIQLNPEQIARSIAEVGIGFMFAPNHHPAMKNVAPVRKELGVRTIFNILGPLTNPAGAPNILMGVFHEDLVGIQVRALQRLGAEHALVVYGRDGLDEISLGASTLVGELKDGVVREYQIHPEDFGIQMVGTRAFRVDNAEQSKAMLMGILQGEQGPARDIVCLNAGAALYAANVASSIEDGLQRARAAIDSGAALQKLQDLVALTRQLAA; via the coding sequence ATGTCGATTACTCCCCAAGAAGCGCTGCAGCGCACCATCGAGCACCGCGAAATCTTCCATGACGAGATGCTGCACCTGATGCGCATGATCATGCAGGGGGAGCTCTCCCCGGTGATGACCGCCGCCATCCTGACGGGCCTGCGCGTCAAGAAGGAAACCATTGGCGAGATCAGCGCTGCCGCCCAGGTGATGCGCGAGTTTTCCAACAAGGTCCATGTGGCCGATCGCAACCACCTGGTCGACATCGTGGGCACCGGCGGCGATGGTGCCAACACCTTCAATATCTCCACCTGCTCGGTGTTTGTGATTGCCGCTGCCGGTGGCAAGGTCAGCAAGCATGGCGGGCGCAGTGTCTCCAGCAAATCGGGCAGTGCCGATGCGATGGAAGCGTTGGGCGTCAATATCCAGCTGAACCCCGAGCAGATTGCCCGGAGCATTGCCGAGGTAGGCATCGGCTTTATGTTTGCGCCCAACCACCATCCGGCGATGAAGAACGTGGCGCCCGTGCGCAAGGAGCTGGGCGTGCGCACCATCTTCAATATCCTGGGGCCGCTCACCAACCCGGCAGGTGCCCCCAATATCCTGATGGGCGTGTTCCACGAAGACCTGGTCGGTATCCAGGTGCGGGCCTTGCAGCGCCTGGGCGCTGAGCATGCGCTGGTGGTCTATGGCCGCGACGGTCTTGACGAAATCAGCCTGGGTGCCAGCACCCTGGTGGGCGAGCTCAAGGACGGCGTGGTGCGCGAATACCAGATCCATCCGGAGGACTTTGGCATCCAGATGGTCGGCACCCGCGCCTTCCGCGTGGACAATGCCGAGCAGTCCAAGGCGATGCTGATGGGCATCCTGCAAGGTGAGCAGGGCCCTGCGCGCGATATCGTCTGCCTCAACGCCGGTGCGGCGCTGTATGCGGCCAATGTGGCCAGCTCGATCGAAGACGGCCTGCAGCGCGCCCGCGCTGCGATTGACAGCGGTGCGGCCCTGCAAAAGCTGCAGGACCTGGTGGCCCTGACGCGCCAGCTGGCCGCCTGA
- a CDS encoding type IV pilin protein: protein MIRKLSPTRPWQQGFTLIEVMIVVAIIGILSAIALPSYRDYVTRGRIPEATATLSTYQVRMEQWFQDNRKYRNADSACGALPADNNTGKYFNISCSASSDTVYTLTATGKGPMSGFTYTVNQAAGKATTAVPSGWTTSNSCWITGKGGTC, encoded by the coding sequence ATGATCCGCAAGCTCTCCCCCACCCGACCCTGGCAACAGGGCTTTACGCTGATTGAAGTCATGATCGTGGTGGCCATCATCGGCATTCTGTCTGCCATTGCACTGCCCTCTTACCGCGATTACGTGACGCGAGGACGTATCCCCGAGGCCACCGCAACACTGTCCACCTACCAGGTGCGGATGGAGCAGTGGTTCCAGGACAACCGCAAGTACCGCAATGCAGACAGCGCCTGCGGCGCACTGCCAGCGGACAACAACACCGGCAAGTATTTCAATATCAGCTGCTCGGCCAGTTCGGATACCGTCTACACACTGACCGCGACCGGCAAAGGGCCCATGAGCGGCTTTACCTATACCGTCAATCAGGCTGCAGGTAAAGCCACGACGGCCGTGCCCAGCGGCTGGACAACGTCCAACAGCTGCTGGATCACTGGCAAGGGCGGTACATGCTAG